A single genomic interval of Calypte anna isolate BGI_N300 chromosome 3, bCalAnn1_v1.p, whole genome shotgun sequence harbors:
- the ARMT1 gene encoding damage-control phosphatase ARMT1 — MAAVTALPVSLSGRFKGSFAYFIIKDKLPRILTKAIDTLHRHKNEFFEEYGEKGVEAEKRAISLLSKLRNELQTDKPVTPLEDELPDAPLWNRYLDYQRNLSNGNGEPSWFQSPWLYVECYMYRRIHAAVAQNPPIDSFDVFKEGKAQNFFESQEAIIALCTYFQELLKNIKDLDEKQLREELFKLLQVSLWGNKCDLSFSAGEDTSQKASPLQSLENMIPYILVNDMEKIWSLLVSAKNRNIEKSKFRVDIILDNAGFELVCDLVLADFLVSTKLANEVHFHGKSIPWYVSDTTKHDFNWTIKQLQSGNHLWMSRCGINWEGNLKQGIWVYHDHMFWTLPHDFASMAEVAPDLYADLQKSDMLLFKGDLNYRKLTGDKKWECSVPFHQALNKFHPAPLCSLRTLKSDTQVGLQPGQGEQIQASDPEWMTSGKYGIVQFDAGL; from the exons ATCCTTTGCATATTTCATAATTAAAGACAAACTGCCCCGGATCCTCACAAAAGCTATCGATACTCTGCACCgacataaaaatgaattttttgaAGAATATGGTGAG AAGGGTGttgaagcagagaagagagCGATATCTTTGCTTTCCAAACTGCGGAATGAGCTGCAAACAGACAAACCAGTCACCCCACTGGAAGATGAGCTGCCTGATGCTCCACTTTGGAACCGGTACCTAGACTATCAACGAAATTTATCAAATGGAAACGGAGAACCGAGTTGGTTTCAGTCCCCCTGGTTATATGTAGAGTGTTACATGTATCGAAGAATTCACGCAGCAGTAGCGCAGAA CCCACCTATTGACAGCTTTGACGTATTTAAGGAAGGAAAGGCTCAAAACTTCTTTGAATCCCAAGAGGCTATTATTGCCTTATGCACTTACTTTCAGGAACTTCTCAAAAACATCAAGGATCTAGATGAAAAGCAACTTCGAGAAGAACTTTTTAAGCTATTGCAG GTGTCATTGTGGGGCAACAAGTGtgatctttctttttcagctggtGAAGACACATCTCAGAAAGCCAGTCCTTTACAGTCCCTGGAAAACATGATACCTTACATCTTAGTGAATGATATGGAAAAAATTTGGTCACTACTTGTAAGTGCCaaaaacagaaatatagaaaaaagtAAGTTTAGAGTTGACATAATCCTGGATAATGCTGGATTTGAACTTGTGTGTGATCTTGTGTTGGCTGACTTCCTGGTATCAACAAAGCTGGCCAATGAAGTCCATTTTCATGGAAAAAGTATTCCATGGTATGTGTCAGATACCACAAAACATGATTTTAACTGGACTATTAAACAACTGCAGTCAGGTAATCATCTGTGGATGTCTAGATGTGGGATAAACTGGGAGGGCAATTTGAAACAGGGAATTTGGGTTTACCATGATCACATGTTTTGGACTTTGCCACATGATTTTGCCAGTATGGCTGAAGTTGCTCCTGACTTGTATGCTGACCTACAGAAGTCAGACATGCTTCTGTTCAAGGGTGATCTAAACTATAGGAAACTAACAGGAGATAAAAAGTGGGAATGTAGTGTTCCATTTCATCAAGCCTTGAACAAGTTTCATCCTGCGCCTCTCTGTAGTTTGAGAACACTGAAATCTGATACTCAGGTTGGTCTGCAACCTGGACAAGGTGAACAAATTCAGGCTTCTGACCCTGAATGGATGACAAGTGGAAAATATGGGATAGTGCAGTTTGATGCTGGTCTCTAG